In one window of Arachis ipaensis cultivar K30076 chromosome B06, Araip1.1, whole genome shotgun sequence DNA:
- the LOC110263839 gene encoding uncharacterized protein LOC110263839 gives MKNQNRSWMYDRMYDQRRGLKPRFVKGVNEFVEVCTRTHEFLKGVLVRCPCAKCQCGRFKQLIDIKIDLYTHGFKPNYWVWTEHGEEITTENQIMIDEDIESSSALGGIIWEENFDRYHEMVVDALQPKFHMYMQPAVEEPNRDAKRFYNLLDSISKPLWENCIHSRLSLASRMLSIKSQLSFDQWTTLFREMQTTLNEIPANYYEAKKIVSQLGFKEVKIDCCVNGCMIYYKEDKDLRQCKFYGEYIFKPRKGKNKKVPYKRMHYLPLIPRLQRLYASMSTAPHMLWHHQNRRNDDVMTHPSHGEAWKHFDTKHPHFSSEPRNVRLGLCSDGFSPNVHFSTPYSCWPVIVTPYNLPPHMYELKELWDEGVLTYDIHSKRNFQLKATLMWSINDFFAYRMLSGWSTGGRLACPICMEDTKAFWLDYGRKNSLFDCHRRYLLEGHPYRRNKVSFKKNVEEDEEPPIRLSGEQIWKRVRQYPKIVDRR, from the exons ATGAAAAATCAGAACCGAAGTTGGATGTATGATAGAATGTATGACCAAAGGCGAGGTCTTAAGCCCAGGTTTGTTAAAGGGGTAAATGAATTTGTGGAAGTGTGTACTAGAACTCATGAATTTCTCAAAGGAGTTTTAGTTAGGTGTCCATGTGCCAAATGTCAATGTGGGAGATTTAAACAGCTGATCGACATTAAGATTGATCTATATACTCATGGGTTTAAACCTAATTATTGGGTTTGGACAGAGCATGGAGAGGAGATAACCACAGAGAATCAGATTATGATAGATGAAGACATTGAAAGCAGCTCTGCATTAGGTGGTATTATATGGGAAGAAAATTTTGATCGTTATCATGAGATGGTTGTTGATGCTTTGCAACCTAAGTTTCACATGTACATGCAACCAGCAGTGGAGGAACCAAATCGAGATGCTAAGAGATTTTATAACCTCTTAGATTCAATTAGTAAACCCTTGTGGGAAAATTGTATCCATTCACGATTGTCACTTGCTAGTAGGATGCTAAGTATAAAATCACAATTGTCTTTTGACCAGTGGACAACTTTGTTTAGAGAAATGCAAACAACTCTAAATGAAATTCCTGCTAATTATTATGAAGCTAAGAAAATTGTTTCCCAACTTGGGTTTAAGGAGGTTAAGATAGATTGTTGTGTCAATGGTTGTATGATATATTACAAAGAGGACAAAGATCTTAGACAATGTAAATTTTATGGGGAGTATATATTTAAGCCTAGAAAAGGTAAAAATAAAAAGGTTCCATATAAAAGAATGCATTATTTGCCATTGATTCCAAGGCTACAAAGGTTGTATGCATCAATGAGTACTGCCCCTCATATGTTGTGGCATCACCAAAATCGCAGAAACGACGACGTGATGACACATCCTTCTCATGGTGAAGCATGGAAACATTTTGATACCAAGCATCCTCATTTTTCAAGCGAACCGCGTAATGTTAGACTTGGACTTTGTTCTGATGGGTTTTCTCCTAATGTTCATTTTAGCACACCGTACTCTTGTTGGCCTGTTATAGTCACCCCTTATAACCTTCCACCTCATATGT ATGAACTTAAAGAGTTGTGGGATGAAGGCGTCCTAACATACGACATTCATAGCAAGAGGAATTTTCAGTTAAAGGCCACATTAATGTGGTCCATTAACGATTTTTTTGCTTATAGAATGTTGTCTGGTTGGAGCACGGGGGGAAGATTAGCGTGTCCAATATGCATGGAGGATACCAAGGCCTTTTGGTTAGATTATGGCAGAAAGAATTCGTTGTTTGACTGTCATAGGAGATATTTACTTGAAGGTCATCCTTATAGGCGTAATAAAGTTAGTTTTAAGAAGAATGTTGAGGAAGATGAAGAACCTCCTATTAGGCTTAGCGGTGAACAGATCTGGAAAAGAGTTAGACAATATCCTAAAATAGTTGACAGAAGATGA
- the LOC107647613 gene encoding uncharacterized protein LOC107647613 — translation MIHGTCGRAFSKSPCMKDGYCTKYYPKTFSSTTVIDDSGYPSYRIRDAGDRNQYCNKSNAIKYLFKYVNKGLDRVAIGVSKEASSGEDAQVIDEIKQFYDCRYLSACEAIWRTLTYDIHQRWPSVMRLTFHLPREQNIIFKYDDDLEEIVKEEKGKHTTFLAWMEANKKFEASQALTYAEFPNQFVYDREAREWHPRKRGYSIGRLNYVPSGTGDIYYMRILLAIQRSCTIYESITIRTVNGITYSSFQYACYFMGLLCDDRKFITVINEVVELASGHQLRKLFAMLLISNSISKPERVWNAKWTLLDGILYERRKALKN, via the exons ATGATTCATGGAACATGTGGTAGAGCTTTCTCAAAATCTCCCTGCATGAAAGATGGGTACTGCACCAAATATTATCCCAAAACATTCAGTAGCACCACAGTTATCGATGATAGTGGATACCCATCATATAGAATACGAGACGCAGGAGATAGGAATC AGTACTGCAACAAGTCAAATGCTATAAAATATTTGTTCAAGTACGTGAATAAAGGTCTAGATAGGGTAGCAATTGGAGTTTCAAAGGAAGCTTCCAGTGGAGAGGATGCTCAGGTTATTGATGAGATTAAACAATTTTATGATTGCAGGTATTTGTCTGCATGTGAGGCTATCTGGAGAACTTTGACTTATGATATTCATCAGAGGTGGCCTTCAGTGATGAGATTAACCTTTCATTTGCCTAGAGAGCAAAATATCATCTTTAAATATGATGACGATCTTGAGGAAATTGTGAAAGAAGAGAAAGGAAAACATACGACATTCTTAGCATGGATGGAGGCCAACAAAAAATTTGAAGCAAGTCAAGCTTTGACGTATGCTGAATTTCCAAATCAATTTGTTTATGATAGAGAAGCAAGGGAATGGCATCCACGCAAAAGAGGGTATTCTATCGGGAGGTTAAACTATGTTCCATCGGGTACAGGTGATATATACTATATGAGAATTTTGTTAGCTATTCAGAGAAGTTGCACAATATATGAATCTATTACTATTAGGACAGTTAATGGAATTACATATTCTAGCTTCCAATATGCTTGCTATTTCATGGGACTACTGTGTGATGATAGGAAATTTATTACAGTTATTAATGAGGTAGTTGAACTTGCATCTGGTCATCAATTGAGAAAACTATTTGCGATGCTACTAATATCTAATAGCATTAGCAAACCAGAACGTGTTTGGAATGCAAAGTGGACATTATTAGATGGAATACTATATGAGAGGAGAAAAGCATTGAAAAATTAA